The following coding sequences are from one Candidatus Zixiibacteriota bacterium window:
- a CDS encoding DUF488 family protein, producing the protein MLKVKRVYEEPAKEDGFRILIDRLWPRGLTKERAKVDLWLKDIAPSDALRKWYGHDPKKWLEFKHRYFSELKDKKESLDLIESKAKKGTVTILFGSKEERFNNAMALKEYFQKKMK; encoded by the coding sequence ATGCTAAAAGTTAAAAGAGTTTATGAGGAGCCAGCCAAAGAGGATGGGTTCAGGATATTGATTGACCGGCTCTGGCCACGTGGTCTGACAAAAGAAAGGGCAAAGGTTGATTTATGGCTCAAAGATATTGCGCCTTCTGATGCTTTGAGAAAGTGGTATGGGCACGACCCGAAGAAATGGCTTGAGTTCAAGCACAGGTATTTTTCAGAGCTAAAGGACAAAAAAGAATCTCTTGATCTGATTGAAAGCAAAGCGAAAAAAGGAACGGTTACAATTCTCTTTGGTTCAAAGGAGGAAAGATTCAATAATGCAATGGCGTTGAAAGAATATTTCCAAAAAAAGATGAAGTAG
- a CDS encoding tryptophanase, with amino-acid sequence MIVKLSNGKEIPVEMHKVRIVQKTFLIPVEQRLKAIEEGGYNTFSLRTRDIFLDMLTDSGTNAMSDNQLAAMMVSDDAYAGCESFYKLASSIKDVLGFDYVLPVHQGRAAEHLLAKVFIKPGDVIPMNYHFTTTRAHFELAGGRVLEIYRDEALITQSTNPFKGNLDLQKFRDVIKKYGRDKISFIRMEATTNLLGGQPFSMENLREVKKIAAENNIFLVFDGSLISENAYFIKKREKGYENKSIQEIITELMSYVDIFYLSGRKSSCVRGGFIATNNKKYYEEIKPWLPVYEGFLTYGGMSTKEIEAMAVGLREMTDVNVAGSAAEFVKYFAERLIEHKIPVVTPPGGLACHLDAKLFLPHIPWNQYPAGALSAAVYIASGVRSMERGTISVDRDPDTKQEIPSDLELARLAVPRRVYTMSQIEYVVDRLTWLHKNRDIVKGLKFVEEPPVLRFFFGKLIALDNWGAKLTEAFKKEIGPE; translated from the coding sequence ATGATCGTGAAGCTTTCCAACGGGAAAGAGATTCCCGTTGAGATGCACAAGGTCAGGATTGTGCAGAAAACTTTTCTTATTCCAGTTGAACAAAGGCTTAAGGCTATTGAAGAGGGTGGGTATAATACCTTCTCCCTTCGCACCAGAGATATCTTTCTGGATATGCTTACTGACAGCGGAACCAATGCGATGAGCGATAACCAGCTGGCTGCGATGATGGTCTCAGATGATGCCTATGCCGGCTGCGAGAGTTTCTATAAGTTAGCCAGCTCCATAAAAGACGTCTTAGGATTCGACTATGTTCTGCCGGTTCATCAGGGAAGGGCAGCCGAGCATCTTTTAGCCAAGGTTTTTATAAAACCCGGTGACGTTATTCCGATGAACTACCATTTCACCACCACCAGAGCCCATTTTGAATTAGCTGGGGGAAGAGTGCTGGAGATCTACAGGGATGAGGCTTTGATTACTCAGAGCACCAACCCTTTTAAGGGAAACCTGGATTTACAGAAGTTCAGAGACGTCATAAAAAAGTATGGCAGGGATAAGATATCCTTTATCAGAATGGAGGCGACCACCAATCTACTGGGAGGACAGCCTTTTTCAATGGAGAACTTAAGAGAGGTAAAGAAGATCGCTGCAGAAAATAATATCTTCCTGGTTTTCGATGGAAGCTTGATCTCGGAGAATGCCTACTTTATAAAGAAAAGAGAAAAAGGATACGAGAACAAATCGATTCAGGAGATAATCACAGAGCTGATGAGCTATGTCGATATCTTCTACCTCTCAGGAAGAAAGAGCAGTTGCGTAAGAGGCGGGTTCATAGCCACCAACAACAAAAAATATTATGAGGAGATAAAACCCTGGCTTCCGGTTTACGAGGGGTTTTTGACCTACGGTGGGATGTCCACCAAAGAGATCGAGGCAATGGCAGTCGGATTAAGAGAGATGACTGATGTGAATGTGGCTGGAAGTGCGGCGGAATTTGTCAAGTATTTTGCAGAAAGGCTGATAGAGCATAAAATCCCGGTGGTGACGCCTCCAGGAGGTCTTGCCTGTCATCTGGATGCCAAACTGTTCTTACCTCACATCCCCTGGAATCAATATCCAGCCGGCGCTCTTTCTGCGGCAGTATATATAGCATCTGGTGTGAGAAGTATGGAAAGGGGCACTATCTCAGTTGACCGTGACCCGGATACAAAACAGGAGATACCTTCAGATTTAGAATTAGCCCGGCTGGCAGTGCCCAGAAGGGTTTACACGATGTCGCAGATCGAATACGTGGTTGACCGGTTGACCTGGCTGCACAAGAACCGGGATATAGTCAAGGGATTGAAATTCGTGGAGGAACCGCCAGTCTTGAGGTTCTTCTTCGGCAAATTAATTGCCCTGGATAACTGGGGTGCGAAATTAACTGAGGCTTTCAAAAAAGAAATCGGGCCGGAATAA